A single Cucumis melo cultivar AY chromosome 4, USDA_Cmelo_AY_1.0, whole genome shotgun sequence DNA region contains:
- the LOC103503956 gene encoding glucan endo-1,3-beta-glucosidase 7 isoform X2: MASTLLPSTVFVFFSFLLATDIVYSQSFIGINYGQVADNLPPPSATAKLLQSTSIEKVRLYGADPAIIKALANTGIGIVIGAANGDIPALAADPNFAKNWVNANVAPFHPASKIILITVGNEVITSNQENLMNQLVPAIQNIQNALNSMSLGDIKVSTVHSMAVLRQSEPPSSGMFHPNYMTVLKELLEFNNATGSPFTINPYPYFAYRSDPRPETLAFCLFQPNAGRLDTNTNIKYMNMFDAQVDAIRSALNSMGFKNVEIVVAETGWPYKGDNDEVGPSLENAKAFNGNLIAHLRSMVGTPLMPGKSVDTYLFALYDEDLKPGPGSERAFGLFKPDLTMTYDVGLSKNGQSTPSSPKTTPVTTPSSPANNPSTKAPTSPKPKAGGGSWCLPKGGVSDAQLQANLDYACGRGLDCSAIQPGGACFEPNTIASHAAYAMNLFFQNGGRDPWTCDFSQSATLSSNNPSYDGCNYPGGST; this comes from the exons ATGGCTTCCACTCTTCTTCCCTCTACTGTTTTCGTTTTCTTTAGCTTTCTACTGGCCACTGACATAGTTT ATTCGCAATCGTTCATCGGAATAAACTACGGTCAAGTCGCCGATAACCTTCCGCCTCCGTCAGCGACGGCGAAGCTACTTCAGTCCACTTCAATCGAGAAAGTTCGACTGTACGGCGCTGATCCGGCTATCATCAAAGCCCTAGCAAATACAGGGATCGGAATTGTAATTGGTGCTGCAAACGGTGACATTCCAGCCCTAGCGGCCGACCCGAATTTCGCGAAAAATTGGGTTAACGCCAATGTAGCTCCCTTCCATCCGGCGAGTAAAATCATTCTCATCACGGTCGGAAACGAGGTGATAACCTCCAACCAAGAAAATCTAATGAACCAACTGGTGCCGGCGATTCAGAATATTCAAAACGCGCTCAACTCGATGTCTCTAGGGGATATTAAGGTTTCCACTGTCCATTCCATGGCGGTGCTTCGACAATCGGAGCCGCCGTCGTCGGGGATGTTCCACCCGAACTACATGACCGTGTTGAAGGAGCTATTGGAGTTCAACAATGCCACTGGATCGCCATTCACGATTAACCCATACCCGTACTTCGCTTATCGGAGCGATCCACGGCCGGAGACTTTGGCCTTCTGTCTTTTTCAGCCCAACGCCGGGCGGCTCGACACGAACACCAATATCAAGTACATGAACATGTTCGACGCACAG GTGGACGCCATAAGATCTGCATTGAACTCCATGGGGTTCAAGAATGTAGAGATTGTGGTGGCAGAGACGGGGTGGCCGTACAAAGGGGACAACGACGAGGTTGGTCCAAGTCTTGAAAATGCTAAGGCATTCAATGGTAATCTGATTGCGCACCTTCGTTCCATGGTCGGTACGCCATTGATGCCGGGGAAATCAGTTGATACGTATCTCTTTGCACTTTACGACGAAGATTTGAAGCCTGGCCCTGGTTCTGAAAGAGCTTTTGGATTGTTCAAGCCTGATCTTACAATGACCTATGACGTTGGTCTTTCCAAAAATGGCCAG AGCACTCCAAGTAGTCCTAAAACAACACCAGTGACGACTCCGTCGTCTCCAGCGAACAACCCATCAACCAAAGCACCAACAAGTCCAAAGCCGAAGGCAGGAGGAGGCTCATGGTGCTTGCCAAAGGGTGGCGTATCAGACGCCCAGCTTCAAGCCAATTTGGACTATGCCTGTGGAAGAGGGCTGGATTGCAGCGCGATTCAACCTGGTGGAGCATGTTTTGAGCCAAACACCATAGCCTCACATGCCGCCTACGCCATGAACCTCTTCTTCCAAAATGGCGGCCGTGATCCATGGACCTGTGACTTCTCACAATCTGCCACACTCTCCTCTAACAACCCAA GCTACGATGGCTGCAATTATCCTGGTGGGAGCACGTGA
- the LOC103503954 gene encoding uncharacterized protein LOC103503954 isoform X2 has translation MHRRPQTVPKLQRSSVPKTGNTIHTRYGGGNKSPMTNDTSNQIVPYTRDRNSEQIGDLSMALAFALENGGKLRGNASSGNNLMLGFLQQIGRRSFQIGKMNKRGGLDRNHNVTGYFPTISHLHIKEISKGAHKLNQILRTCSNGSDFGRCSIEIGQELLKGAMDLEESLRMLVDLHEASEHVISPQQKNRIVLLENEEDAEENKDETLDQKLYQPRFSLEKLSLNSRSSQEVKGNGHNQKLATLRYTAEGENFNQEEQPLTTVKLSFHRRSATCGHDVKTSNTREKVGISNVIAKLMGLDNLSDSSNYAHKDKDSGSKQKVTQKDLQPSTRGITKKAEPRTNVTESRSNSGNQKPNISDKNSTVVNTIFVSQAMNNFPTNDASLRAITFSGKSSWKGIEGVRPQTSPSTPTLTIFNQQNKDETRQKVSGQKDHLEELAKQLHIKHGDQSHRDEHGEVLKKRVLQKDYREGHTRHPHQKHRELNIMERDQKRGEHKRNGMQQMEAQLHKKSENAIILQGYKKRTIPLEKRHPDKLLSRMHQQIPNSPKYQQPPMVHKAEMGNINHHVEELKQRIRKQTVQERNQKTSGITSKSLTKPVHGTFAFPKKQQDMSHVRRGKKSCNETIKAQHSNVLPNNRCPENHPSRENNYYDLNDKTSEITHESVEQNSSSRDLETTFEVMEKQHAREPVKNELKSTKMQKSEGLIINQTYAMKQQNPTVQEVEQEKHEKLDALDGLEVLGANGSKEVDPHLVESRETVAMIQPLNSTQNSHEEDDQVLTPPVPADDECHILKEPQISAPKVSCQKTISINTSSKEDQRSVFGRREISSSKIVTNAVEEAKQYNMNTLYPPHLAHLHSFSKTKQETLTERENQLKQTLITSEWFLNAAEALFKLNIPSFILHDSCHHSHLKNGRNFTIDCSYELMKRKGIRQELSKRPCTNISLRSKKIESLDDLIKQLHRDIEALKFYGRNGKPECEVQDYLPRMLESDIYNQEPDFNSMWDLGWNETTFVFFEREEVVRDVEKHILSGLLDEVTRDLVHVCHLLTKRRSI, from the exons ATGCATCGCAGACCTCAAACCGTTCCAAAACTACAACGATCG AGTGTTCCCAAGACTGGGAACACAATACACACAAGGTATGGCGGAGGCAATAAATCACCAATGACTAATGATACTTCAAATCAAATTGTTCCTTACACTAGAGACCGGAACTCGGAACAAATAGGAGACTTGTCCATGGCCTTGGCTTTTGCACTAGAAAATGGAGGAAAACTAAGAGGAAATGCTTCATCGGGAAACAATTTGATGCTGGGCTTCCTGCAACAAATTGGTAGGAGGTCCTTTCAAATCGGGAAAATGAACAAAAGAGGCGGCCTGGATAGGAACCACAATGTAACTGGATACTTTCCAACCATCTCACATCTGCATATTAAGGAGATATCAAAGGGGGCACATAAACTGAACCAGATTCTAAGAACTTGCTCAAATGGTTCTGATTTTGGCAGATGTTCCATTGAAATTGGACAGGAACTGTTGAAAGGGGCTATGGATTTGGAGGAGTCTTTGAGGATGCTTGTGGACTTGCATGAGGCTTCAGAGCACGTGATCAGCCCACAACAGAAGAATAGGATCGTACTCCTAGAGAATGAAGAAGATGCAGAAGAAAATAAAGATGAAACACTTGATCAGAAACTTTACCAACCACGGTTCTCCTTGGAAAAACTGTCCCTAAATTCACGCAGCAGCCAAGAAGTCAAAGGAAATGGTCACAATCAGAAGTTAGCAACACTAAGATACACTGCAGAGGGAGAGAATTTCAACCAGGAAGAACAACCTCTAACTACTGTAAAATTGAGTTTCCATAGAAGATCAGCAACTTGTGGCCATGATGTCAAAACTTCAAACACACGTGAAAAGGTAGGAATCTCAAATGTAATTGCAAAACTAATGGGGCTAGATAATCTTTCAGACAGTTCAAATTATGCACACAAGGACAAGGACTCAGGTTCCAAGCAAAAGGTCACACAAAAGGATCTGCAGCCATCCACCAGGGGTATCACCAAAAAGGCAGAGCCAAGGACTAATGTTACAGAAAGTCGGTCCAACTCCGGCAATCAAAAACCAAACATATCAGATAAGAATTCAACTGTGGTGAACACCATATTCGTTTCGCAAGCAATGAACAACTTTCCTACAAATGATGCAAGTCTTCGAGCCATTACTTTTAGTGGAAAATCATCATGGAAAGGCATTGAAGGAGTAAGGCCACAAACAAGTCCATCAACTCCAACCCTGACAATATTTAACCAACAAAACAAGGATGAAACAAGGCAGAAAGTCTCAGGTCAGAAGGATCATCTGGAAGAACTTGCAAAGCAGCTTCACATAAAGCATGGGGATCAAAGCCACAGGGATGAACACGGAGAAGTATTAAAGAAAAGAGTGCTGCAGAAGGATTATCGTGAAGGTCATACGAGGCATCCTCACCAAAAGCACAGGGAGCTAAACATTATGGAAAGGGATCAAAAGAGAGGAGAACATAAAAGGAACGGGATGCAGCAGATGGAAGCACAATTGCataaaaaatcagaaaatgcaATCATACTGCAAGgatataaaaaaagaacaattcCATTAGAAAAGAGGCATCCAGATAAACTTCTATCAAGAATGCATCAACAGATCCCAAACAGTCCCAAATACCAACAGCCACCTATGGTCCATAAAGCAGAGATGGGAAACATAAATCATCATGTAGAAGAGTTGAAACAGAGAATTAGAAAACAGACAGTGCAGGAGAGAAATCAAAAGACAAGCGGTATCACATCCAAGAGTTTAACAAAACCAGTCCATGGAACATTCGCTTTTCCTAAGAAGCAGCAGGATATGAGCCATGTCAGACGAGGTAAGAAAAGCTGCAACGAAACCATCAAAGCTCAACACTCTAACGTACTTCCTAACAATAGATGCCCTGAAAATCATCCTTCCAGAGAAAATAACTATTATGATTTAAATGACAAAACAAGTGAAATAACCCACGAGAGCGTAGAACAAAATTCCTCTTCAAGGGACTTAGAAACTACATTTGAAGTTATGGAAAAGCAACATGCAAGGGAACCTGTGAAGAATGAACTCAAATCTACAAAAATGCAGAAAAGTGAGGGGCTTATAATTAATCAAACATATGCAATGAAACAGCAAAATCCAACAGTACAGGAAGTGGAACAAGAAAAACATGAAAAGCTTGATGCACTAGATGGActagaagtcctcggagcaaaTGGATCTAAAGAAGTGGACCCTCATCTTGTTGAATCCAGAGAGACAGTAGCAATGATCCAGCCACTGAATAGCACACAAAATTCACACGAAGAGGATGATCAGGTTTTGACACCGCCCGTTCCTGCTGATGATGAATGCCATATCTTAAAAGAGCCACAAATATCAGCTCCAAAAGTCagt TGCCAGAAAACAATCTCCATTAATACTAGCAGTAAGGAAGATCAGAGGTCAGTATTTGGCAGACGTGAAATCAGCAGCTCCAAAATTGTAACAAATGCAGTAGAAG AAGCAAAACAATACAACATGAACACCTTATATCCCCCACATCTGGCGCACCTGCATAGTTTTTCCAAGACTAAGCAAGAGACACTGACAGAAAGAGAAAACCAACTTAAGCAGACGCTTATAACAAGTGAATGGTTCCTGAATGCAGCAGAAGCACTTTTCAAACTTAACATACCGAGCTTCATTCTTCATGACAGTTGTCATCATAGccatttaaaaaatggaagaaatttcACAATCGATTGTAGTTATGAGCTCATGAAGCGAAAGGGCATACGGCAAGAGCTCAGCAAACGTCCTTGCACAAACATTTCTTTGAGGTCCAAAAAAATAGAATCTTTGGATGACTTGATCAAGCAGTTGCATAGAGACATCGAGGCATTGAAATTCTATGGAAGGAACGGTAAGCCAGAATGTGAAGTACAAGACTACTTGCCCAGAATGCTTGAAAGTGATATCTATAACCAGGAACCTGACTTTAATAGTATGTGGGACTTGGGATGGAACGAGACCACATTCGTGTTTTTTGAAAGAGAGGAAGTTGTAAGGGACGTGGAAAAGCATATTCTGAGTGGACTACTCGATGAAGTCACTAGAGACCTTGTACATGTCTGTCATCTTTTGACAAAAAGAAGGAGCATATAG
- the LOC103503954 gene encoding uncharacterized protein LOC103503954 isoform X1, producing MAKRSDFAQKLLDDLRLRKERMADASQTSNRSKTTTIDAYSYSKQIHRGSKNTKTHGMSVPKTGNTIHTRYGGGNKSPMTNDTSNQIVPYTRDRNSEQIGDLSMALAFALENGGKLRGNASSGNNLMLGFLQQIGRRSFQIGKMNKRGGLDRNHNVTGYFPTISHLHIKEISKGAHKLNQILRTCSNGSDFGRCSIEIGQELLKGAMDLEESLRMLVDLHEASEHVISPQQKNRIVLLENEEDAEENKDETLDQKLYQPRFSLEKLSLNSRSSQEVKGNGHNQKLATLRYTAEGENFNQEEQPLTTVKLSFHRRSATCGHDVKTSNTREKVGISNVIAKLMGLDNLSDSSNYAHKDKDSGSKQKVTQKDLQPSTRGITKKAEPRTNVTESRSNSGNQKPNISDKNSTVVNTIFVSQAMNNFPTNDASLRAITFSGKSSWKGIEGVRPQTSPSTPTLTIFNQQNKDETRQKVSGQKDHLEELAKQLHIKHGDQSHRDEHGEVLKKRVLQKDYREGHTRHPHQKHRELNIMERDQKRGEHKRNGMQQMEAQLHKKSENAIILQGYKKRTIPLEKRHPDKLLSRMHQQIPNSPKYQQPPMVHKAEMGNINHHVEELKQRIRKQTVQERNQKTSGITSKSLTKPVHGTFAFPKKQQDMSHVRRGKKSCNETIKAQHSNVLPNNRCPENHPSRENNYYDLNDKTSEITHESVEQNSSSRDLETTFEVMEKQHAREPVKNELKSTKMQKSEGLIINQTYAMKQQNPTVQEVEQEKHEKLDALDGLEVLGANGSKEVDPHLVESRETVAMIQPLNSTQNSHEEDDQVLTPPVPADDECHILKEPQISAPKVSCQKTISINTSSKEDQRSVFGRREISSSKIVTNAVEEAKQYNMNTLYPPHLAHLHSFSKTKQETLTERENQLKQTLITSEWFLNAAEALFKLNIPSFILHDSCHHSHLKNGRNFTIDCSYELMKRKGIRQELSKRPCTNISLRSKKIESLDDLIKQLHRDIEALKFYGRNGKPECEVQDYLPRMLESDIYNQEPDFNSMWDLGWNETTFVFFEREEVVRDVEKHILSGLLDEVTRDLVHVCHLLTKRRSI from the exons ATGGCAAAGAGATCAGATTTTGCTCAGAAGCTGTTAGATGATCTCAGATTAAGGAAAGAGCGAATGGCTGATGCATCGCAGACCTCAAACCGTTCCAAAACTACAACGATCG ATGCGTATTCTTACTCAAAACAAATCCATAGAGGTTCAAAGAACACTAAAACACATGGAATG AGTGTTCCCAAGACTGGGAACACAATACACACAAGGTATGGCGGAGGCAATAAATCACCAATGACTAATGATACTTCAAATCAAATTGTTCCTTACACTAGAGACCGGAACTCGGAACAAATAGGAGACTTGTCCATGGCCTTGGCTTTTGCACTAGAAAATGGAGGAAAACTAAGAGGAAATGCTTCATCGGGAAACAATTTGATGCTGGGCTTCCTGCAACAAATTGGTAGGAGGTCCTTTCAAATCGGGAAAATGAACAAAAGAGGCGGCCTGGATAGGAACCACAATGTAACTGGATACTTTCCAACCATCTCACATCTGCATATTAAGGAGATATCAAAGGGGGCACATAAACTGAACCAGATTCTAAGAACTTGCTCAAATGGTTCTGATTTTGGCAGATGTTCCATTGAAATTGGACAGGAACTGTTGAAAGGGGCTATGGATTTGGAGGAGTCTTTGAGGATGCTTGTGGACTTGCATGAGGCTTCAGAGCACGTGATCAGCCCACAACAGAAGAATAGGATCGTACTCCTAGAGAATGAAGAAGATGCAGAAGAAAATAAAGATGAAACACTTGATCAGAAACTTTACCAACCACGGTTCTCCTTGGAAAAACTGTCCCTAAATTCACGCAGCAGCCAAGAAGTCAAAGGAAATGGTCACAATCAGAAGTTAGCAACACTAAGATACACTGCAGAGGGAGAGAATTTCAACCAGGAAGAACAACCTCTAACTACTGTAAAATTGAGTTTCCATAGAAGATCAGCAACTTGTGGCCATGATGTCAAAACTTCAAACACACGTGAAAAGGTAGGAATCTCAAATGTAATTGCAAAACTAATGGGGCTAGATAATCTTTCAGACAGTTCAAATTATGCACACAAGGACAAGGACTCAGGTTCCAAGCAAAAGGTCACACAAAAGGATCTGCAGCCATCCACCAGGGGTATCACCAAAAAGGCAGAGCCAAGGACTAATGTTACAGAAAGTCGGTCCAACTCCGGCAATCAAAAACCAAACATATCAGATAAGAATTCAACTGTGGTGAACACCATATTCGTTTCGCAAGCAATGAACAACTTTCCTACAAATGATGCAAGTCTTCGAGCCATTACTTTTAGTGGAAAATCATCATGGAAAGGCATTGAAGGAGTAAGGCCACAAACAAGTCCATCAACTCCAACCCTGACAATATTTAACCAACAAAACAAGGATGAAACAAGGCAGAAAGTCTCAGGTCAGAAGGATCATCTGGAAGAACTTGCAAAGCAGCTTCACATAAAGCATGGGGATCAAAGCCACAGGGATGAACACGGAGAAGTATTAAAGAAAAGAGTGCTGCAGAAGGATTATCGTGAAGGTCATACGAGGCATCCTCACCAAAAGCACAGGGAGCTAAACATTATGGAAAGGGATCAAAAGAGAGGAGAACATAAAAGGAACGGGATGCAGCAGATGGAAGCACAATTGCataaaaaatcagaaaatgcaATCATACTGCAAGgatataaaaaaagaacaattcCATTAGAAAAGAGGCATCCAGATAAACTTCTATCAAGAATGCATCAACAGATCCCAAACAGTCCCAAATACCAACAGCCACCTATGGTCCATAAAGCAGAGATGGGAAACATAAATCATCATGTAGAAGAGTTGAAACAGAGAATTAGAAAACAGACAGTGCAGGAGAGAAATCAAAAGACAAGCGGTATCACATCCAAGAGTTTAACAAAACCAGTCCATGGAACATTCGCTTTTCCTAAGAAGCAGCAGGATATGAGCCATGTCAGACGAGGTAAGAAAAGCTGCAACGAAACCATCAAAGCTCAACACTCTAACGTACTTCCTAACAATAGATGCCCTGAAAATCATCCTTCCAGAGAAAATAACTATTATGATTTAAATGACAAAACAAGTGAAATAACCCACGAGAGCGTAGAACAAAATTCCTCTTCAAGGGACTTAGAAACTACATTTGAAGTTATGGAAAAGCAACATGCAAGGGAACCTGTGAAGAATGAACTCAAATCTACAAAAATGCAGAAAAGTGAGGGGCTTATAATTAATCAAACATATGCAATGAAACAGCAAAATCCAACAGTACAGGAAGTGGAACAAGAAAAACATGAAAAGCTTGATGCACTAGATGGActagaagtcctcggagcaaaTGGATCTAAAGAAGTGGACCCTCATCTTGTTGAATCCAGAGAGACAGTAGCAATGATCCAGCCACTGAATAGCACACAAAATTCACACGAAGAGGATGATCAGGTTTTGACACCGCCCGTTCCTGCTGATGATGAATGCCATATCTTAAAAGAGCCACAAATATCAGCTCCAAAAGTCagt TGCCAGAAAACAATCTCCATTAATACTAGCAGTAAGGAAGATCAGAGGTCAGTATTTGGCAGACGTGAAATCAGCAGCTCCAAAATTGTAACAAATGCAGTAGAAG AAGCAAAACAATACAACATGAACACCTTATATCCCCCACATCTGGCGCACCTGCATAGTTTTTCCAAGACTAAGCAAGAGACACTGACAGAAAGAGAAAACCAACTTAAGCAGACGCTTATAACAAGTGAATGGTTCCTGAATGCAGCAGAAGCACTTTTCAAACTTAACATACCGAGCTTCATTCTTCATGACAGTTGTCATCATAGccatttaaaaaatggaagaaatttcACAATCGATTGTAGTTATGAGCTCATGAAGCGAAAGGGCATACGGCAAGAGCTCAGCAAACGTCCTTGCACAAACATTTCTTTGAGGTCCAAAAAAATAGAATCTTTGGATGACTTGATCAAGCAGTTGCATAGAGACATCGAGGCATTGAAATTCTATGGAAGGAACGGTAAGCCAGAATGTGAAGTACAAGACTACTTGCCCAGAATGCTTGAAAGTGATATCTATAACCAGGAACCTGACTTTAATAGTATGTGGGACTTGGGATGGAACGAGACCACATTCGTGTTTTTTGAAAGAGAGGAAGTTGTAAGGGACGTGGAAAAGCATATTCTGAGTGGACTACTCGATGAAGTCACTAGAGACCTTGTACATGTCTGTCATCTTTTGACAAAAAGAAGGAGCATATAG
- the LOC103503956 gene encoding glucan endo-1,3-beta-D-glucosidase isoform X1, giving the protein MASTLLPSTVFVFFSFLLATDIVYSQSFIGINYGQVADNLPPPSATAKLLQSTSIEKVRLYGADPAIIKALANTGIGIVIGAANGDIPALAADPNFAKNWVNANVAPFHPASKIILITVGNEVITSNQENLMNQLVPAIQNIQNALNSMSLGDIKVSTVHSMAVLRQSEPPSSGMFHPNYMTVLKELLEFNNATGSPFTINPYPYFAYRSDPRPETLAFCLFQPNAGRLDTNTNIKYMNMFDAQVDAIRSALNSMGFKNVEIVVAETGWPYKGDNDEVGPSLENAKAFNGNLIAHLRSMVGTPLMPGKSVDTYLFALYDEDLKPGPGSERAFGLFKPDLTMTYDVGLSKNGQSTPSSPKTTPVTTPSSPANNPSTKAPTSPKPKAGGGSWCLPKGGVSDAQLQANLDYACGRGLDCSAIQPGGACFEPNTIASHAAYAMNLFFQNGGRDPWTCDFSQSATLSSNNPSLNTQPTPYIFFGLLRPNFFTTITKTTI; this is encoded by the exons ATGGCTTCCACTCTTCTTCCCTCTACTGTTTTCGTTTTCTTTAGCTTTCTACTGGCCACTGACATAGTTT ATTCGCAATCGTTCATCGGAATAAACTACGGTCAAGTCGCCGATAACCTTCCGCCTCCGTCAGCGACGGCGAAGCTACTTCAGTCCACTTCAATCGAGAAAGTTCGACTGTACGGCGCTGATCCGGCTATCATCAAAGCCCTAGCAAATACAGGGATCGGAATTGTAATTGGTGCTGCAAACGGTGACATTCCAGCCCTAGCGGCCGACCCGAATTTCGCGAAAAATTGGGTTAACGCCAATGTAGCTCCCTTCCATCCGGCGAGTAAAATCATTCTCATCACGGTCGGAAACGAGGTGATAACCTCCAACCAAGAAAATCTAATGAACCAACTGGTGCCGGCGATTCAGAATATTCAAAACGCGCTCAACTCGATGTCTCTAGGGGATATTAAGGTTTCCACTGTCCATTCCATGGCGGTGCTTCGACAATCGGAGCCGCCGTCGTCGGGGATGTTCCACCCGAACTACATGACCGTGTTGAAGGAGCTATTGGAGTTCAACAATGCCACTGGATCGCCATTCACGATTAACCCATACCCGTACTTCGCTTATCGGAGCGATCCACGGCCGGAGACTTTGGCCTTCTGTCTTTTTCAGCCCAACGCCGGGCGGCTCGACACGAACACCAATATCAAGTACATGAACATGTTCGACGCACAG GTGGACGCCATAAGATCTGCATTGAACTCCATGGGGTTCAAGAATGTAGAGATTGTGGTGGCAGAGACGGGGTGGCCGTACAAAGGGGACAACGACGAGGTTGGTCCAAGTCTTGAAAATGCTAAGGCATTCAATGGTAATCTGATTGCGCACCTTCGTTCCATGGTCGGTACGCCATTGATGCCGGGGAAATCAGTTGATACGTATCTCTTTGCACTTTACGACGAAGATTTGAAGCCTGGCCCTGGTTCTGAAAGAGCTTTTGGATTGTTCAAGCCTGATCTTACAATGACCTATGACGTTGGTCTTTCCAAAAATGGCCAG AGCACTCCAAGTAGTCCTAAAACAACACCAGTGACGACTCCGTCGTCTCCAGCGAACAACCCATCAACCAAAGCACCAACAAGTCCAAAGCCGAAGGCAGGAGGAGGCTCATGGTGCTTGCCAAAGGGTGGCGTATCAGACGCCCAGCTTCAAGCCAATTTGGACTATGCCTGTGGAAGAGGGCTGGATTGCAGCGCGATTCAACCTGGTGGAGCATGTTTTGAGCCAAACACCATAGCCTCACATGCCGCCTACGCCATGAACCTCTTCTTCCAAAATGGCGGCCGTGATCCATGGACCTGTGACTTCTCACAATCTGCCACACTCTCCTCTAACAACCCAAGTCTGAACACACAACCAACtccatatatattttttggatTATTGAGACCTAATTTCTTCACTACCATTACTAAGACTACAATCTAA